ATGGCTCGTCGGGCCCCGCACCGGGCCCCCGCGCCTTGGGGCCCCCCCCGGTCGGATGAAACGCAACTATTGTAGTAATATCATGTATTTAATAGACAGCGGCCGCCCGTTGTAGGCGCGGCCCCATCGGCCAAGTCACGGCGTAAACACGGCTTCGCGCCTTCGGCTGTTGGTAGATGCTCCCGAGGCCTTGAGCGCGTCCCTTCCGAGTGCTACATCGCGGCCGAAATGAACAACATCCACGATTACGTCACGTTCGCGGACAGCTCGCTCGCCCAAGCCTGGACCGGCAAGAAGGTCCCCATGTCCGACGTGTACGAAGCTTACATCGACGGCAAGCTCGACATCCCGAGCGACAAGTGGAACGCGTTCTTCGACGCGCGCAACGAGACGATGTCGTTCCGCATCACGGACTCGCACCTGAAGTGGGCCGTGACGAACTTCATCCCCGAGGTGTTCATTCACTCGAAGGACCAAGACAAGCGGGTCGTCGGCGACAACTACAACCGCGGCAACGACTTCTACAACTGGTTCCTCGGCGAATCGATGGTCTACACGTCGGCCTGGTTCCAGACGCCCGAGACCAAGTTGGAGCAGGCGCAATACGCGAAGATCGACCACTGCTGCGACAAGCTCATGCTGAAGCCGGGCGAGACGCTCCTCGACATCGGCTGCGGCTGGGGAACCTTCGTTGCTCGCGCCGCCAAGGAGCGCGGCGTCCAGTCGCTCGGTGTCTGCCTCGCCGAGGAGCAGGTCGCCTTCGGCCGCGAGCGCATCAAGGCCTACGGCGTCGAGGACAAGGCGCGCGTCGAAGTGCGCGACTACCGCAACGTGACGGGCAAGTTCGACAAGATCGTCTCGCTCGAGATGGTCGAGCACGTCGGCATCAAGAACCTCGACACCTACTTCGAGAAGGTGCACGACCTCCTCGCGAACGACGGCTTGTTCGTCCTGCAGTGGACGGGCATCCGCAACCTCTACAACCCGCAGAATCCGATCTCGGCGCTCACGCTGGCGCCCGAGGACCTGATCTGGGGCCTCTTCATGAACCGCTACATCTTCCCCGGCGCTGACGCGAGCCTGCCGCTCTCGTCGATGCTCCGCGCCGCTGAGAAGGCGGGCTTCGAGATCGCGGACGTCGAGAACATGAGCCCTCACTACGTCCGCACGCTTCGCGCCTGGCGAGACATCTGGGCTTCGAACAAGGACGTCATCGTGAAGAAGTACGGAGAGCGCATGTACCGCCTCTGGTACTTCTTCCTTCACTGGTCGGCGATCATCGGCGAGCAGGGCTCGGCGTTCACGTACAACGTGACGATGCACAAGAACCACAACACGCTGAAGCGCGAAGCCCTGAAGATCCCGCGCTCCTGATGAAGCGGCGCTGCCCGCGTCGCCATGCGCGGCGCGATGGCGGTCAACGGCCCGGTCCGCGTAAGCAGGCCGGGCCGACGTCTTTCTGACGGCCCACCATCGCGAGGGTGCTTCTCGCGAGCTCGCCTCTTTGGAACGCGCGCGGCGACGACCCGGTCCAGCGTTGGAACGCGCGATGGAGGGCCGGCGAGCCGCCAAAGCCCAGGCGCGCTGCGACCTGGTCGAGGGGGAGAGGCTGTGACGTCATGAGCTCGACGGCCGCGCGATACCGAACCCCGTCGAGCACCGCGGACCAAGTGGTTCCCCGCTCGCGGAGTCGTCGCTGAAGCGAACGCACCGAGACACCTAGACGTCGAGCGAGGCTCGACAACCGAATCGGCTCGCGCCCAAGACCTGCGCCGACCTCGAGCGTCAGTCGTTCCAAAATATCCGCAGCCACCCCCCGCGAGGAGCAAACCTCGGACCGCTCGCCGGGCCCGCGTGGCCGCCGCGATCTCGCATCGGTCTCCGTGGTGCCTTCGAACGCTCACCCGTCAGCCGCACCATGATCGTTCCACCCACGGGATGCGCTCGCCGATCGTGAGCCGGCGGCGCGCTGTCTCCGCGGATCGATGTTGGCGCGTCCGGCAATTGTCTCGCGCGCTGCGCGGACTAGGGTCCGCGGCACATGAAGCGAAAAATCCTCGGGCTGTCGTCGTGGGTGCTCTTGTCTGCGGTCGCTCACTGCAGCACTGCGCCCGGTTTTGAGCCGGCGCCGACGGCAGACGAGACGAGTGCGGACAATGAATCCGGTTCGCCCGAGTCTTCGGACGCTCGAGGTGACGCCGGCGCGCGCCGGAAGGATGCCGGCATGGCAGACGCCGCGAAGGGAGGCGATGCGGCCGTTGAGGGCGCCGCAGCCTCCAGTGGCGGCGGAGCCGTTGGAGCGCAACTGCTCTCGGCGGCGTTCAACAAACCGAACTTCTGTGCCCGCGTGGGCAGCGGTTGGAAGTGCGGTCTCGAGGGCGCAAGCGTAGACTCCGCGCTCGCGGACGCCGAGCAAGTGGTCTCGGGGTACGCAGACGCAATCTCCTGCAAGCGCGCGCGAACGACGGGAGCGGTCTCGTGTGGCGACGGCGACAGTCGTACGCCGTCTTTCGGGTGCTTCGGCGCGTTCTGCCCCGACGCGGCGGTGCCGCGAACGTACGTGCCGACCGGACTTGCCGGAGCCTCTGCCATCGCTCTTGGCGATCAAGCGTTGTGCGCGGTCCAGCCGAGCGGCGTCGCTTGCGTGCGGCTCTCGTTCAGTCTTGGGCTGGGCGCGCTTCAAGTCTCCGCTGGAAGCGTGACCCCCGTGCCTTCTACGGGAGGCGCGCTCGACGTCGCGGTCGGCGGTCACTTTGGATGCGCGTTGTTCGCCAACGGCGAGCTTCGTTGTTGGCGGAAGTCGCTCTACGAGGCTGACGTGACGGCCGCTCCTCAGCCGGTTGCTGGCCTCGCTCCGGTCCGCAAGGTCGTCGCGAGCCGCGCTGGCGTTTGTGTGCTGCTCGTGGGCGGCGGCGTCGAGTGCTTCCGTATGCGCTACCAACCCAACGTGTCGCCAGGCGTTCCGTCGGCTTCTCGCCACCCGTGCGCGTCGTCGACGATGCGGTCGATCTCGACATGGCGAGCATTGGCGAAGCGCGCGTCCTGGCGGTTCCGGGGCGGCGGAGGCGGCGGGGAGGCGGAGGAGCCTCTGGGGCCGTGTACCGGAGCACGCCACGAAAGCCGAGGCATGCGCTGCGCTCCAGGGCGGCACCGTAAAGTGCTGGAGCGACGGAATTTACAAGTCGTCCGGAGGTCCCGTCACCGTGCAAGGCATCTCGAATGCCACCCACGTGGCCGTCGGTGAGTTCTACGGCATGGCGCGCCTCGCGACTGGCGCCGTCGTGTCGTTCAGCAACTTCTACGGCCAGGCTGCGCTTCCGGTGCCGTCGATTCCGTAGGCGTCGGCGCGCTCAGTTCGCGCGCGCTACGGCGTCAGCCAGGACGCAGCATCAGCGCGTCGGCGGCTCGCGGCGAGCAAGCTCGAGCAGCGCTTGTTCGAGCTCGAGGCGTTCGGGACTTCCCTCACGGTAGAGATCGATGGCCGCTCGAAGCGCCGACCTCGCCTCGTCCGTGCGCCCGACGGCGGCGCGTGCGAGCGCAAGCGGATGAAGCGCGGCCGCGTGTCGAGCGCGCACGTCCCCCTTGCACCCGCCTAGATGTCGCACGCCGGCTCGAGGAACTCGATGGCCACCGTGGTCTCCTGTTGCTCGAGGGCGGCGCGTCCGACGAGACTCATCGCATCGGCGACCTCGGCGCGTCGGGCCTTGCGAAGCGCGAGGAAGATCTCGAGCGCGCGATCGCCGAACGCACGCGCCGTCTCCGCTCGCCCCGCATCGAAGGCGACGACCCCAAGCTCCGTCATCGCCATGGCCTTGTATCGCTGCTCGTGAGTCGTCGTCCCTGCGCGTTCGATGACCTCGGTGAACGCACGCACGGCGCCGGCGATGTCTCCGTCGGAGCGGCGAAAGAGGCCGTGATGGAAGAGTGTGCTGGCGAGGAGCTCTCCGCCAACGCCGGCGCCTTCGAGGACCTCGAGGGCACCGCGGAAGCGGGCGTCCGCGGTGTTGGGCATGCCCGCCGCCGCGGCCACCTCGGCGCCGAGCTCCAGCGCCTCCGCGTAGCGTGCGTCTGACGGACCGCAGGCCTGCCGCGCCCTCGAGATCGCCTCGTCGACCGTCATCACCGCATCGTCACGGTCACCATGGGCGAGCTGCGCGCGGGCCTCGGTGACGAGGGCTTCGGCGAGCATCGCGTCATCACCGCCGGCGCGGGCGTCAGCAAGACGCCTGCTCGCGAGAGCGAGCGCATCGTCAAAGTTGCCCTTGTCGAGGAGGAGTCTGAGCGCGTCGTCCATCGTTCGCCATTATCGGCGCACACCATCGAACGAGACAATACGCGCATCGAATCCGGTAGCATTGAGGCCAACCGTGAGACGAGCTGCGCTGAAATGGACCTCCGAATACGAACCCCCGAGCAGCTCGACGCCGTGCCGCTGCCGCATGGGTCAGAGGTCGCGACCGGTGTCGACCGCATGCTCGGAGAACGCTGCGAGCCTCAACGGTCCGTCGGTCGCGTCACCACGGGCTCGCTGAGGCGACGTCGCTTGTCGAGCGAAAGCGCACCGGCGGGCCCGTAGCGTGGCGCGCCTCTTGGCCACCGCGCTCATCGTGGCGCTCGCGCTCTCGCGTTACCCGCGTGGGCGCTCACGCGGAAAGCGCCCTGACGCGGGGTGCGGTGTGGGCGATGTGCCGGCTCGACGATGCCTTCGACTCCGGTGCGCCGCGCTCGGCCCGCGAAGCGTCCGCGCTGCTCACGCTTCTGTTCTTCTGGGGCGTCGGCTGCCCCCACTGCGAAGAGGCGCGGCCTCTCGTCGACACCCTCGCCGGAGAGGAACCCCAGTCTTCGCGCCGAGGCGATCGAGGTTCACGACCACGTCCGGCGGGCGGCGCCGCTTCATCGAGACGATGACGCGGCTTCAGGCCACCGCCGGGGCATTCCGACCTTCGTGCTCGGCGACGCGAGCTTCACCGGCTACGCGAAGGGACAAACGGACGTGCAGCTCCGCGCCCTTGTGGCAGACGCCTTCCCCGCGCGGAGCGCTGATGCCGGCGCGCCATCGACCACAACCAGCATCGCGACGCCGACACGGAAGACCGTCAGCGTGCCTTGGCTGGGCGAGGTGGATCCGAGCACCGTCTCCCTCCCCGGACTGACCTGGGATGGGTCTCGCGGATGGCCTCGTCAACCTTGCGCCATTTGGGTCCTCGTCGTGCTCCTCCTGGATCCTCCTTCGCGTTGAGACGACGAAGCCGAATGGTCCTCTGTGCGGGCACGTCCGTCCTCATGTCCCGGTGTCGTCTATTCCGCGTTCGTGGTGGCATGGGCGACGCTCTTCGAGCTCGTGGGGCTATCTCGCATCGTCACCATCGAGTCGCCCGGAGGCATTGCTCGCCATGGGGCCTTCGTCAACCCCGAGGATGTCGCCTGGTCTAAAAGAACGGAGCGTCGCTCGTCATCGCCGACAAGGTCAAGCCCGGCCTCTTCCGCCGCATGCGCGCCGCCGTCGCCGGTGCTGCCACGCCGCCGCCGCGCTCCGGCGGCATTGCGGCGCTCGCCTTCATCGTCAACCTCGTCGAGCCCGGGTGCACGCCGGCCTTCCTGCCATCTCACGCGCATCACCTCTCTCGCTTCGGTGGCCTCGCCGGGCCTCGCGCTTTTCGCCTACCTCGCGCTGGACAACGTCGCTTACGTCGTCCCTCCTCGTCGTCGTCGCGGTGTTCATCGGCCTAAAGCGCCGACTCGCGATGACAGAGACGGTCGCCCGCGCCCTCAAGGGCGTGAGCGGACTCCTCTTGACCACGTTTGGGCTGCTGTTTCTCGTGGCCCCCCACCCGCTCGCAGCGATGAAGCTCGCGTCCCGACGGAGTGCAAAGGGCGCGAGGTCCGGGTGCAGCGTTTGCGGCCCGGACCCCTCGTCGCGACGGCTTTCCTTTGCCGGGGCCGCGCCGTGGAGCCGCGGGGAAGGACGCCTCCACCCTTGCGAGGCGGCGCGAGTCTTGCTGGCTGCTCCCATCTTGGCGGCGACAGGGCAGGGGGAGTGGCTGGCGGCGGGCGGGCGCACCATCTCGGCGTTTGGGCGCACGCCTTCGGCTACTTTGCCCTGCTACGCGCCTATACCGCGCTCGCCACGAGCCGCTTCGGAAGGCGTGGCCCGGCCTCGCGCGGCCCATCGACGGCTTCGAGCTGCTCCCCGTGACGACCCCCCGCGTCGCTCGTCGGAATGCTGGTGTTCCTCTCGGTGGCGCGCTGGTGGCGCTACGCGCGCACGCGCTCGCTGTTTGGGAGGTCGGTTCCATCACCCGGGCGATGGACGCTCCTCTCAGGCCTCTGCACCGCGTGCATCATCGGGGGACGACGACGACGCTCGCCTACACGTTTCACGGCGTATCGATCGTTTCATGATGCTCCTCATGCGGGGCGGACTCCTCGTCGTCGCGCCGATCGTCGATCGCGTGAGTGGACGTGAGGTTCGCTGGCAAAGCCGCGTGGCGCTCCTCGTGAGCCTCGGCGCGCTCGCCGTCGCGACGTTCGATCGCGCCAGCTACGAGCTCACCGTCCTCGCGCTGCTCGACGTCGTCGTCTACCTCGCAGCGTACGTCGTGCGACTTCGCTTTATGAGCCACCTCGCGAGTCAAACGACCGCGCGGTGACGCTCCGCCACTTCGTCGAGGAGCAAATGGTGGCGACGCCGGCCATCGTGTTGACGCTCCCTCGCTTCTGGCCGTGATCGGACGGGGCGACGCCATGCTGGCGATTCGCCGTGGAGCGTCGACGGGTGGGCTCTGGGGCCCGTCGTCGTCGGAATCATCATCGGGCTCCTCTTTCTCAGGGCACGGGGATCTTTGGCGGGCTCATCCTTCCCGACGCGCGAGAATAGCTTCCGCGTACCCGTCAACCGCGCTTGCTAGCGTCCTCGCCGGCGTCCTCGCCAGCGCGAGCCTCGCGGCGTTCCTCGGAGGCCGCGCGGTGCCGGCAAGGAGACCATCGGCGCGAGCCTCATCCTCGCGGCGGTCGTCGTGCTCGCTTTGCCGACGCTCGCAGCGGGCCGGCGCGGCCCGCCGCCGTAGCGGGGCTCGCCGGGAGAACCTATCCCCGCTCGATGCAACCGAATCCCTTTCGAGCCGCCGCCGCATCGCCCGACCCGCGTTACCCGGTCGCAACGCGCAACACCGCTCCTCCTCGCCGCACTCG
The nucleotide sequence above comes from Myxococcales bacterium. Encoded proteins:
- a CDS encoding class I SAM-dependent methyltransferase, with the protein product MNNIHDYVTFADSSLAQAWTGKKVPMSDVYEAYIDGKLDIPSDKWNAFFDARNETMSFRITDSHLKWAVTNFIPEVFIHSKDQDKRVVGDNYNRGNDFYNWFLGESMVYTSAWFQTPETKLEQAQYAKIDHCCDKLMLKPGETLLDIGCGWGTFVARAAKERGVQSLGVCLAEEQVAFGRERIKAYGVEDKARVEVRDYRNVTGKFDKIVSLEMVEHVGIKNLDTYFEKVHDLLANDGLFVLQWTGIRNLYNPQNPISALTLAPEDLIWGLFMNRYIFPGADASLPLSSMLRAAEKAGFEIADVENMSPHYVRTLRAWRDIWASNKDVIVKKYGERMYRLWYFFLHWSAIIGEQGSAFTYNVTMHKNHNTLKREALKIPRS
- a CDS encoding AraC family transcriptional regulator yields the protein MRSLQRRLRERGTTWSAVLDGVRYRAAVELMTSQPLPLDQVAARLGFGGSPALHRAFQRWTGSSPRAFQRGELARSTLAMVGRQKDVGPACLRGPGR
- a CDS encoding tetratricopeptide repeat protein gives rise to the protein MDDALRLLLDKGNFDDALALASRRLADARAGGDDAMLAEALVTEARAQLAHGDRDDAVMTVDEAISRARQACGPSDARYAEALELGAEVAAAAGMPNTADARFRGALEVLEGAGVGGELLASTLFHHGLFRRSDGDIAGAVRAFTEVIERAGTTTHEQRYKAMAMTELGVVAFDAGRAETARAFGDRALEIFLALRKARRAEVADAMSLVGRAALEQQETTVAIEFLEPACDI